One genomic region from Mastacembelus armatus chromosome 21, fMasArm1.2, whole genome shotgun sequence encodes:
- the LOC113122886 gene encoding olfactory receptor 6N2-like, translating into MDDRFNITYITMDGYVEMHRYRYLYFVIMFTVYILIICSNSTIVCLIAIHKNLHEPMYMFIAALLLNSVLFSTNIYPKLLIDFLSEKQITTYPHCVFQAYVYYSLGASEFLLLAAMSYDRYVSICKPLQYPTIMTKTTVNVLLLLAWLVPACEIAVSLVLNSKIKLCTFTLKGIFCNNSLFSLQCASLAAVSIYGVFMLVNIELLPMLFILYSYIRILLISYRSCKTVRRKAAQTCLPHLLVLTGFSCFVTFDAVVVRLESELPKIARLIVLFLMILFHPLLNPIIYGLKMKEIYKHLKKLLLQVKSH; encoded by the coding sequence ATGGATGATAGAttcaatataacatatataactatgGATGGTTATGTAGAAATGCACAGatacagatatctttattttgtgatcatgtttacagtttatattctaataatctgcagtaattctactattgtgtgtctgatagcgattcacaaaaacctccatgagcctatgtacatgttcattgcagctttgttactgaactctgttcttttcagcactaatatctacccaaagctactgatcgactttttatctgaaaaacagatcacaaCTTATCCACACTGTGTCTTCCAAGCTTATGTATATTATTCTTTAggtgcttcagagtttttactgttggcagccatgtcctatgacaggtatgtgtctatatgtaaacctctgcagtatccaactatcatgacaaaaacaactgtTAACGTCTTGCTGCTTTTAGCTTGGCTTGTGCCTGCTTGTGAAATTGCAGTGTCACTTGTACTGAACTCTAAAATAAAACTCTGTACTTTTACTCTGAAGGGAATTTTTTGTAACAATTCACTTTTCAGTCTTCAGTGTGCAAGTTTAGCTGCAGTATCTATATATGGTGTGTTCATGCTGGTAAATATTGAACTGCTTCCTATGCTTTTCATCCTTTATTCATACATCAGGATACTTCTTATATCCTACCGAAGCTGTAAAacagtcaggagaaaagctgctcagacctgtttacctcacctgctggttttaacagggttttcttgttttgttacttttgaTGCTGTTGTAGTTCGACTGGAATCAGAGCTTCCAAAAATAGCTCGTTTAATTGTTCTTTTTCTAATGATTCTGTTTCATCCTCTCTtaaatccaatcatatatggactaaagatgaaagaaatttataaacacctgaAGAAGTTGTTGCTTCAGGTCAAATCACACTAA